Proteins from a single region of Hordeum vulgare subsp. vulgare chromosome 6H, MorexV3_pseudomolecules_assembly, whole genome shotgun sequence:
- the LOC123404827 gene encoding protein CYTOKININ-RESPONSIVE GATA TRANSCRIPTION FACTOR 1-like, whose amino-acid sequence MSTIYMSQLSTLPLMDGDQDQGHFQAFHLPKDPPILFPFMIDNPVDHQGQGCGDQHSGQHLFGESSQQFNDRMMMGGGSADVFATCSPFGPTIQSIGSDMIQRSSYNSYDFEATHASDGSTSQWASAKPPVKMRIMRKAPTNDPQGGMVRKPRRRAQAHQADESQQLQHAMGVIRVCSDCNTTKTPLWRSGPCGPKSLCNACGIRQRKVRRAMAAAAATGANGGVASASSGGVASGGVQTSEASQAVKATKKEKRAADLDRSLPFKKRCKMVDHPTVTSTKVVAVDATPKHQDHVVSEDVATVERLSKADPPAAFTHVFVRDEITDAAMLLMTLSCGLVRS is encoded by the exons ATGTCTACTATCTACATGAGCCAGCTATCTACTCTCCCTCTAATGGATGGAGATCAAGATCAAGGGCACTTTCAAGCCTTTCATCTACCCAAGGACCCTCCTATCTTGTTCCCTTTCATGATCGACAACCCTGTGGATCATCAAGGGCAAGGCTGTGGAGACCAGCACTCGGGGCAGCATCTTTTTGGTGAATCTAGTCAGCAG TTCAATGATCGCATGATGATGGGCGGAGGATCTGCGGACGTCTTCGCCACATGTTCCCCGTTCGGACCTACCATCCAAAGCATCGGCAGTGACATGATCCAGAGATCCTCATACAATTCCTATGATTTCGAAGCCACACATGCTAGCGATGGATCGACCAGTCAGTGGGCATCTGCCAAACCGCCAGTGAAGATGAGGATCATGAGAAAGGCGCCAACGAATGATCCCCAAGGAGGGATGGTGAGAAAGCCAAGGAGAAGGGCACAAGCACACCAAGCTGATGAGAGCCAGCAGCTGCAGCATGCCATGGGTGTTATCAGAGTGTGCTCAGACTGCAACACCACCAAGACCCCCTTGTGGAGGAGTGGTCCTTGTGGCCCCAAG TCTCTTTGCAACGCATGTGGCATACGCCAAAGGAAGGTTCGCCGTGCGATGGCTGCAGCGGCGGCCACCGGAGCCAACGGTGGGGTGGCATCTGCTTCCAGTGGCGGGGTGGCGTCCGGGGGCGTGCAAACAAGCGAAGCATCACAAGCGGTGAAGGCcacaaagaaggagaagagggctGCGGACCTCGACCGGTCGCTGCCCTTCAAGAAGAGGTGCAAGATGGTTGATCATCCTACCGTTACCTCCACCAAGGTCGTGGCTGTCGACGCCACTCCGAAGCATCAAGATCACGTTGTGTCCGAGGACGTCGCCACGGTGGAGAGACTGAGCAAAGCCGATCCGCCGGCAGCGTTCACTCACGTTTTCGTGCGAGACGAGATCACCGACGCTGCCATGCTGCTCATGACCCTATCCTGCGGTCTTGTTCGCAGCTAG